A single genomic interval of Cupriavidus sp. MP-37 harbors:
- a CDS encoding YbaK/EbsC family protein has product MTMPDEALPESAQRVADLLAGLGHDRPVVMLPATGKTSAEAAAGLGCSVAEIAKSIIFRRVADDAPVLVIASGSNRVDEAKVAARVGALGKADARFVREKTGYAIGGVCPIGHAVAPVMLLDQDLFRYDSLWAAAGHPHAVFNLTPHQLQQMTGAEVADVAIAAAASPGAAA; this is encoded by the coding sequence ATGACGATGCCTGACGAAGCGCTGCCCGAGTCCGCGCAGCGTGTGGCCGACCTGCTGGCCGGTCTCGGCCACGACCGGCCCGTGGTGATGCTGCCCGCCACCGGCAAGACCTCGGCCGAGGCCGCGGCCGGGCTGGGCTGCAGCGTGGCGGAAATCGCCAAGTCCATCATTTTCCGGCGCGTCGCCGACGACGCGCCGGTGCTGGTGATCGCCAGCGGCAGCAACCGCGTCGACGAGGCCAAGGTGGCCGCGCGCGTGGGCGCGCTGGGCAAGGCCGACGCGCGCTTCGTGCGCGAGAAGACCGGCTATGCCATCGGCGGGGTCTGCCCGATCGGCCATGCGGTGGCGCCGGTGATGCTGCTGGACCAGGACCTGTTCCGCTATGACAGCCTGTGGGCCGCGGCCGGCCATCCGCATGCGGTGTTCAACCTGACGCCGCATCAACTGCAGCAGATGACCGGCGCCGAAGTGGCCGACGTCGCGATCGCTGCCGCAGCCTCGCCCGGAGCCGCGGCATGA
- a CDS encoding hydroxymethylglutaryl-CoA lyase, which produces MTMPNYVKIVEVGPRDGLQNEKAMVPTDVKVALINQLTDAGFVNIEAASFVSPKWVPQMADGADVMARIQRRAGTLYSALTPNMKGFEGAIAAGADEVVIFGAASEAFSQKNINCSIAESIARFAPVAAAAKEQGVRLRGSISCALGCPYQGEVPVSAVVDVVRRMRELGCDEIDIADTIGVGTPVRVQEVMRAAAAEFALDRLSGHFHDTYGQALSNILASLEVGIAIFHASVAGLGGCPYAKGATGNVATEDVLYMLHGMGIHTGIDLEAVVRAGDYISQAIGRANSSRVGRALLTKWAAASDAAPACV; this is translated from the coding sequence ATGACCATGCCGAACTACGTGAAGATCGTTGAAGTGGGCCCGCGCGACGGCCTGCAGAACGAGAAGGCGATGGTGCCGACCGACGTGAAAGTCGCGCTGATCAACCAGCTTACCGACGCCGGCTTCGTCAATATCGAGGCCGCATCGTTCGTGTCGCCCAAATGGGTGCCGCAGATGGCCGACGGCGCCGACGTGATGGCGCGCATCCAGCGCCGCGCGGGCACGCTGTATTCGGCGCTGACGCCGAACATGAAGGGCTTCGAGGGCGCGATCGCCGCCGGTGCCGACGAGGTGGTGATCTTCGGCGCGGCCAGCGAGGCGTTTTCGCAGAAGAACATCAATTGCTCGATCGCCGAGTCGATCGCGCGCTTTGCGCCGGTGGCTGCCGCCGCCAAGGAGCAGGGTGTGCGCCTGCGCGGCAGCATCTCGTGCGCGCTCGGCTGCCCGTACCAGGGTGAGGTGCCGGTCAGTGCGGTGGTCGACGTGGTGCGCCGCATGCGCGAGCTGGGCTGCGACGAGATCGATATCGCCGACACCATCGGCGTGGGCACGCCGGTGCGCGTGCAGGAAGTGATGCGCGCCGCGGCGGCGGAGTTTGCGCTGGACCGGCTCTCCGGCCATTTCCACGATACCTACGGCCAGGCCCTGTCCAACATCCTGGCCAGCCTGGAAGTGGGCATCGCGATCTTCCATGCCTCGGTGGCGGGCCTGGGCGGCTGCCCCTACGCCAAGGGCGCCACCGGCAACGTCGCCACCGAAGACGTGCTCTACATGCTGCACGGCATGGGCATCCACACCGGCATCGACCTCGAAGCGGTGGTCCGCGCCGGCGACTACATCTCGCAGGCGATCGGCCGCGCCAACAGCTCGCGCGTGGGCCGCGCGCTGCTGACCAAATGGGCGGCCGCCAGCGACGCGGCACCGGCCTGCGTGTAA
- a CDS encoding MBL fold metallo-hydrolase produces MAGRRGGIPLNASPVPQLPSSMRVFERGWLSANNILFVDGDDTALVDTGYVTHAPQTVALVASALQDRPLARVINTHLHSDHCGGNAALQARWQPRTAIPAAEANAVAAWDTDALSYKATGQQCDRFTFDSVLNDGDTLRLGGIDWQVVAAPGHDPHAVMLFAPAERILISGDALWENGFGVIFPELEGESGFAEQAAVLARIAQLDARLVIPGHGRMFTDVAAAVERAQGRLAYLSADPARNASHAVKVLVKFKLLEAQRMTLAALAAWMEAAPLMAHMRERFMPQHQMAELCAQTVGALARVGAAQVEGEWVVNRD; encoded by the coding sequence ATGGCTGGCAGGCGAGGAGGCATCCCCTTGAATGCAAGCCCGGTCCCGCAGTTGCCGTCCTCCATGCGCGTGTTCGAGCGCGGCTGGCTCTCGGCCAACAACATCCTGTTCGTCGACGGCGACGACACCGCGCTGGTCGACACCGGCTATGTCACCCACGCGCCGCAGACGGTAGCGCTGGTGGCATCCGCGCTGCAGGACCGGCCGCTGGCGCGCGTGATCAACACCCATCTGCACTCCGACCACTGCGGCGGCAATGCCGCGCTGCAGGCGCGCTGGCAACCGCGCACCGCGATCCCGGCGGCCGAGGCCAACGCCGTGGCCGCGTGGGATACGGATGCGCTCAGCTACAAGGCCACCGGCCAGCAGTGCGACCGCTTCACCTTCGACAGCGTGCTGAACGACGGCGACACGCTGCGACTGGGCGGCATCGACTGGCAGGTGGTGGCGGCCCCGGGCCATGACCCGCACGCGGTGATGCTGTTCGCACCGGCCGAGCGCATCCTGATTTCCGGAGATGCGCTGTGGGAGAACGGCTTCGGCGTGATCTTCCCCGAACTGGAAGGGGAGAGCGGCTTTGCCGAACAGGCCGCGGTGCTGGCGCGCATCGCGCAACTCGATGCGCGGCTGGTGATTCCCGGCCACGGGCGCATGTTCACCGACGTCGCGGCGGCGGTCGAACGCGCCCAGGGGCGTTTGGCCTACCTGAGCGCCGACCCGGCGCGCAATGCCAGCCATGCGGTCAAGGTGCTGGTGAAGTTCAAGCTGCTCGAGGCGCAGCGGATGACGCTGGCGGCATTGGCCGCTTGGATGGAAGCGGCGCCGTTGATGGCCCACATGCGCGAGCGCTTTATGCCGCAGCATCAGATGGCGGAGCTGTGCGCGCAGACAGTGGGGGCGCTGGCGCGCGTCGGGGCGGCGCAGGTCGAGGGGGAATGGGTGGTGAATCGGGATTGA
- the bioB gene encoding biotin synthase BioB: MTQAHTVTTISAESLRQTARQQALPDDAKWHVDDVAALFALPFNDLLFRAQQVHREHFDANTVQLSTLLSIKTGGCEEDCGYCPQSAHHDAGVKAEKLMALDQVLDAARAAKANGATRFCMGAAWRSPKDRHLEPVMEMVREVKAMGLETCVTLGMLKAEQAQQLKQAGLDYYNHNLDTSPEFYGKIITTRTYQDRLDTIGHVRDAGINVCCGGIVGMGESREARAGLIAQLANMDPYPESVPINNLVQVEGTPLAGTEALDPFEFVRTIAVARITMPQAMVRLSAGREAMDEALQALCFMAGANSIFYGDKLLTTGNPQADRDRALLARLDIRAEGYAG; the protein is encoded by the coding sequence ATGACCCAAGCCCACACCGTTACCACCATCTCCGCCGAATCGCTGCGCCAGACCGCGCGCCAGCAGGCCTTGCCCGACGATGCCAAATGGCACGTCGATGACGTCGCCGCGCTGTTCGCGCTGCCGTTCAACGACCTGCTGTTCCGCGCCCAGCAAGTGCACCGCGAGCATTTCGACGCCAACACCGTGCAGCTGTCGACGCTGCTGTCGATCAAGACCGGCGGCTGCGAAGAGGATTGCGGCTACTGCCCGCAGAGCGCGCATCACGATGCCGGCGTCAAGGCCGAAAAGCTGATGGCGCTGGACCAAGTGCTGGACGCCGCGCGCGCCGCCAAGGCCAATGGCGCCACGCGCTTCTGCATGGGCGCCGCCTGGCGCAGCCCCAAGGACCGCCACCTGGAGCCGGTGATGGAGATGGTGCGCGAAGTCAAGGCGATGGGCCTGGAGACCTGCGTCACGTTGGGCATGCTCAAGGCCGAGCAGGCGCAGCAACTGAAGCAAGCCGGCCTCGACTACTACAACCACAACCTCGATACCTCGCCGGAGTTCTACGGCAAGATCATCACCACGCGCACCTACCAGGACCGCCTCGACACCATTGGCCATGTGCGCGACGCCGGCATCAACGTCTGCTGCGGCGGCATCGTCGGCATGGGCGAGTCGCGCGAGGCGCGCGCCGGCCTGATCGCGCAGCTGGCCAACATGGACCCGTATCCGGAGTCGGTGCCGATCAACAACCTGGTGCAGGTCGAGGGCACGCCGCTGGCCGGCACCGAGGCACTGGACCCGTTCGAGTTCGTCCGCACCATCGCCGTGGCGCGTATCACCATGCCGCAAGCGATGGTGCGACTGTCCGCCGGCCGCGAGGCCATGGACGAAGCGCTGCAGGCGCTGTGCTTCATGGCCGGCGCCAATTCGATTTTCTACGGCGACAAGCTGCTGACCACCGGCAACCCGCAGGCCGACCGCGATCGCGCGCTGCTGGCCCGCCTCGACATCCGCGCCGAGGGCTACGCGGGATGA
- a CDS encoding GTP-binding protein, whose protein sequence is MADRLPVTVLSGFPGAGKTTLLNHLLAHGARGRVGVLVCGAQDGQALAPLPPGCEAALLPSGEPLLAAAARLAAEGRFDALLVEADGLDEPLAIAEGFLFEAEHGAGPDAALQPDTLVTVVDAATVLRDLNEAEFLADRGLAQGQDDDRTVAEVLVAQIEGCDVMVLNKAELVAAAELARLRAALQALNPRADIVESSFGKVPPGRVQGTGRFDFEAAADGAGWLAALRGEAPAADAASGVSTLVYRRRRPFHPQRFADLIHTEWLREHGSVLRSRGLFWLASRMETAGDWNQSGGVCRHGGAGAWWAALDPAEWPADAAERAEVEADMQDGGAPAPFGDRRQELVLIGLDLDHAALQARLDACLLSDAELAAGVAAWASYADPFPAWVDDFDDDHDHDHAHGHDHGHGDDCGCGDHDNSHQGRDPHAH, encoded by the coding sequence ATGGCTGATCGCCTGCCCGTCACCGTGCTGTCCGGTTTTCCCGGCGCCGGCAAGACCACGCTGCTGAACCACCTGCTCGCGCATGGCGCGCGCGGGCGTGTCGGCGTGCTGGTCTGCGGCGCGCAGGACGGGCAAGCGCTGGCGCCCTTGCCGCCCGGCTGTGAGGCCGCGCTGCTGCCCTCGGGCGAGCCGCTGCTCGCCGCAGCCGCACGGCTGGCCGCCGAAGGCCGTTTCGACGCGCTGCTGGTGGAGGCCGACGGCCTCGACGAGCCGCTGGCCATTGCCGAAGGCTTCCTGTTCGAGGCCGAGCATGGCGCGGGGCCCGACGCCGCCTTGCAGCCGGACACGCTGGTGACCGTGGTCGATGCCGCTACCGTGCTGCGCGACCTCAATGAAGCCGAGTTCCTCGCTGACCGTGGCCTGGCGCAGGGCCAGGACGACGACCGCACCGTGGCCGAAGTGCTGGTGGCGCAGATCGAAGGCTGCGACGTGATGGTGCTGAACAAGGCCGAACTCGTCGCCGCCGCCGAGTTGGCACGGCTGCGCGCGGCGCTGCAGGCGCTGAACCCGCGCGCCGACATCGTCGAATCCAGCTTCGGCAAGGTTCCGCCCGGGCGCGTGCAGGGCACCGGCCGCTTTGATTTCGAAGCCGCCGCCGATGGCGCCGGCTGGCTCGCCGCGCTGCGTGGCGAAGCACCCGCCGCGGACGCCGCCAGCGGCGTCTCCACGCTGGTCTACCGCCGCCGCCGCCCGTTCCACCCGCAACGCTTCGCCGACCTGATCCATACCGAATGGCTGCGCGAGCATGGCAGCGTGCTGCGCTCCAGGGGCCTGTTCTGGCTGGCGAGCCGCATGGAAACCGCGGGCGACTGGAACCAGTCCGGCGGCGTCTGCCGCCATGGCGGCGCGGGCGCCTGGTGGGCGGCGCTGGACCCGGCGGAATGGCCGGCCGACGCCGCCGAGCGCGCGGAAGTGGAAGCCGACATGCAGGACGGCGGCGCCCCGGCGCCGTTCGGCGACCGCCGCCAGGAACTGGTGCTGATCGGCCTGGACCTGGACCACGCCGCGCTGCAGGCGCGCCTGGATGCCTGCCTGCTGAGCGATGCCGAGCTGGCTGCCGGCGTGGCGGCCTGGGCAAGCTATGCGGACCCTTTCCCGGCCTGGGTCGACGATTTCGACGACGACCACGACCACGACCACGCGCATGGCCACGACCACGGCCACGGCGATGACTGCGGCTGCGGGGACCACGATAACAGCCACCAAGGCCGCGATCCCCATGCGCACTGA
- a CDS encoding acetyl/propionyl/methylcrotonyl-CoA carboxylase subunit alpha, giving the protein MFNKILIANRGEIACRVAATCRRLGIRTVAVYSDADAEARHVAFCDEAVHIGGAAARDSYLRADHIIEMAKETGAQAIHPGYGFLSENEAFAGACAAAGLVFIGPPASAIHAMGSKSAAKQLMEKASVPLVPGYHGEDQDPALLRREADRIGYPVLLKASAGGGGKGMRVVESGDGFDAALASVKREASASFGDDKVLVEKYLTRPRHIEIQVFADSHGNCVYLFERDCSVQRRHQKVLEEAPAPGMTEERRRAMGEAAVAAAKAVGYVGAGTVEFIANQDGSFYFMEMNTRLQVEHPVTEMITGQDLVEWQLRVAAGEPLPLAQDQLRIDGHALEARIYAENPDKQFLPSTGTLRFLRTPPAVQFMRGDGVDAHPHGPAGVRIDAGVREGDTISPFYDPMIAKLIVWGKDRDEALARMRQALAAYHVVGLSTNVAFLQRLVKSEAFRTADLDTGLIARNEAVLFPPPAPVGMELIALAVAALLDREARELRIDAADPHSPWTHAGAWRLNGGVSRTLRFGYGEQVLEARLDTNARGSTLIYADQAAPFAFTCQADDLRVNLGTRRTHGQVHADGDIFHVFYAGRHVSLAWLDPLAHAGETEGEGGKLTAPMPGKVIAVMVEAGSTVTRGTPLLVMEAMKMEHTISAPADGVVSEVLYGVGEQVAEGAQLLAFERK; this is encoded by the coding sequence ATGTTCAACAAGATCCTGATCGCCAACCGCGGTGAAATCGCCTGCCGCGTGGCCGCCACCTGCCGCCGGCTGGGCATCCGCACCGTCGCGGTGTATTCCGATGCCGACGCCGAGGCGCGCCACGTCGCCTTCTGCGACGAGGCCGTGCATATCGGCGGCGCCGCCGCACGCGATAGCTACCTGCGCGCCGACCACATCATCGAGATGGCGAAGGAGACCGGCGCCCAGGCGATCCACCCGGGCTACGGCTTCCTGTCCGAGAACGAGGCCTTTGCCGGGGCCTGCGCCGCGGCCGGGCTGGTCTTTATCGGCCCGCCGGCATCCGCCATCCACGCGATGGGCAGCAAGAGCGCGGCCAAGCAACTGATGGAAAAGGCGTCGGTGCCGCTGGTGCCGGGCTACCACGGCGAAGACCAGGATCCGGCGCTGCTGCGGCGCGAGGCCGACCGCATCGGCTATCCGGTGCTGCTCAAGGCCAGCGCCGGCGGCGGCGGCAAGGGCATGCGCGTGGTCGAGTCCGGCGATGGCTTCGACGCCGCGCTGGCGTCGGTCAAGCGCGAGGCGTCGGCCAGCTTCGGCGACGACAAGGTGCTGGTCGAGAAATACCTGACGCGCCCGCGCCATATCGAGATCCAGGTGTTCGCCGACAGCCACGGCAACTGCGTCTACCTGTTCGAGCGCGACTGCTCGGTGCAGCGCCGGCACCAGAAGGTGCTGGAGGAAGCGCCGGCACCGGGCATGACCGAGGAGCGCCGCCGCGCCATGGGCGAAGCGGCGGTGGCCGCGGCAAAAGCCGTGGGCTACGTCGGCGCCGGCACGGTCGAGTTCATCGCCAACCAGGACGGCTCGTTCTACTTCATGGAGATGAACACGCGCCTGCAGGTCGAGCATCCGGTGACCGAGATGATCACCGGGCAGGACCTGGTCGAATGGCAGCTGCGCGTCGCCGCCGGTGAGCCGCTGCCGCTGGCGCAAGACCAGTTGCGCATCGACGGCCATGCGCTGGAGGCGCGCATCTACGCCGAGAATCCCGACAAGCAGTTCCTGCCGTCCACCGGCACGCTGCGCTTCCTGCGCACGCCGCCGGCGGTGCAGTTCATGCGCGGCGACGGGGTTGACGCACACCCGCATGGCCCGGCCGGGGTGCGCATCGACGCGGGCGTGCGCGAGGGCGACACCATCAGCCCGTTCTACGACCCGATGATCGCCAAGCTGATCGTCTGGGGCAAGGACCGCGACGAGGCGCTGGCGCGCATGCGCCAGGCGCTGGCGGCGTACCACGTGGTGGGGCTGTCGACCAACGTGGCCTTCCTGCAGCGGCTGGTGAAGTCGGAAGCGTTCCGCACCGCCGACCTCGACACCGGCCTGATCGCGCGCAACGAGGCAGTCCTGTTCCCGCCGCCGGCGCCGGTCGGCATGGAACTGATTGCGCTGGCGGTGGCGGCGCTGCTGGATCGCGAGGCGCGCGAATTGCGCATCGATGCCGCCGATCCGCACTCGCCGTGGACCCACGCCGGCGCCTGGCGGCTCAATGGCGGCGTGTCGCGCACGCTGCGCTTCGGCTACGGCGAGCAGGTGCTGGAAGCCCGGCTCGATACCAATGCGCGCGGCAGCACGCTGATCTACGCCGACCAGGCCGCACCTTTCGCCTTCACCTGCCAGGCGGACGATCTCCGCGTCAACCTCGGCACGCGGCGCACGCATGGACAGGTGCATGCCGATGGCGATATCTTCCACGTCTTCTACGCCGGGCGGCATGTGAGCCTGGCGTGGCTCGACCCGCTCGCCCACGCGGGAGAAACCGAGGGCGAGGGCGGCAAGCTGACCGCGCCGATGCCGGGCAAGGTCATCGCCGTGATGGTCGAGGCCGGCAGCACGGTCACGCGCGGCACGCCGCTGCTGGTGATGGAGGCGATGAAGATGGAGCACACCATCAGCGCGCCCGCCGACGGGGTGGTCAGCGAGGTGCTGTACGGGGTCGGGGAGCAGGTCGCCGAAGGCGCGCAGTTGCTGGCGTTCGAGCGCAAGTGA
- a CDS encoding TonB-dependent receptor, whose product MSKNRYTARRYTNSTAPRLTPLAALAASLTATLATALVAPTALAQTATPPAADAAPAPAGATLREVVVTANPLGSDLNDMVAPVSTLGGDALAVRQASTLGETLDKLPGVSSTYFGPNASRPVIRGLDGDRIKVLQNGGTTVDASTLSYDHAVPVDPLVAERIEVVRGPAALMYGGNAIGGVVNVIDNRIPKEPIQGIGGAVDASATAGGDQARNASALIEAGNGKFAVHADAFARKTSDLRIPGYARSERLRNAEPLPEGEAEPYGRLPNTSADQQGGSLGGSYTWADGFLGANYSAYRNDYGTPAEDAVRLKMKQDRFALEGEARNLAGNTGGWFESVKGKVSFTDYEHREIEDGETGTIFKNRGWDARFEAKHAKIGNLTGVVGTQFGHTNFSALGEEAFVPSTNTDNAALFLFEELPLTAGGDLKLNFGGRLDHSSVKASANGNDRFADANRSFNATSASAGLLYKVNPAWSLTSNLSYTERAPTFYELYANGPHVATGAWEVGDPNANKERATSIDLGVRFKSGAHSASVSGYYSRFANYLALSATGRARDEAGDVVAVGSPDALPEFQYLGVPATLYGFEAEGKTRLLQKLLTSSDTLDFEARADYVRGENRDTGEPLPRLAPLRLGGALVYGAGPWGARVDVTYAAKQTRVPNNDTPTDAYTLLSLALTYKFKVAGTQTLVYLRGDNLTNQDARNAASILRDIAPLAGRSVKVGFRTSF is encoded by the coding sequence ATGTCGAAAAACCGTTACACCGCCCGCCGTTACACCAACTCCACCGCTCCGCGCCTGACCCCGCTGGCAGCGCTGGCCGCTTCCCTCACCGCCACGCTGGCCACGGCGCTGGTAGCGCCCACCGCACTGGCCCAGACTGCTACGCCACCCGCCGCCGACGCCGCGCCGGCCCCGGCCGGCGCCACGCTGCGCGAGGTGGTGGTCACGGCCAACCCGCTGGGCAGCGACCTGAACGACATGGTGGCGCCGGTCTCGACGCTGGGCGGCGACGCGCTGGCCGTGCGCCAGGCCAGCACGCTGGGCGAGACCCTGGACAAGCTGCCCGGGGTGTCGTCCACCTACTTCGGCCCCAATGCCAGCCGGCCGGTGATCCGCGGCCTGGACGGCGACCGCATCAAGGTGCTGCAGAACGGCGGCACCACGGTCGACGCCTCCACGCTGTCCTACGACCACGCCGTCCCTGTCGATCCGCTGGTGGCCGAGCGCATCGAAGTCGTGCGCGGCCCGGCGGCGCTGATGTATGGCGGCAATGCCATCGGCGGCGTGGTCAACGTGATCGACAACCGCATCCCGAAAGAGCCGATCCAAGGCATCGGCGGCGCAGTCGATGCCAGCGCCACCGCCGGCGGCGACCAGGCACGCAACGCCAGCGCGCTGATCGAGGCCGGCAACGGCAAGTTTGCCGTCCACGCCGATGCCTTCGCGCGCAAGACCAGCGACCTGCGCATCCCCGGCTACGCGCGCAGCGAGCGCCTGCGCAACGCCGAACCGCTGCCCGAGGGCGAGGCCGAGCCCTACGGGCGCCTGCCCAACACCAGCGCCGACCAGCAGGGCGGCTCGCTGGGCGGCTCCTACACCTGGGCCGATGGCTTCCTCGGCGCCAACTACAGCGCCTACCGCAACGACTACGGCACCCCCGCCGAGGACGCGGTGCGGCTGAAGATGAAGCAGGACCGCTTCGCGCTGGAAGGCGAGGCGCGCAACCTGGCCGGCAATACCGGCGGCTGGTTCGAATCGGTCAAGGGCAAGGTCAGCTTCACCGACTACGAGCACCGCGAAATCGAAGACGGCGAGACCGGCACGATCTTCAAGAACCGCGGCTGGGATGCGCGCTTCGAGGCCAAACACGCGAAGATCGGCAACCTGACGGGAGTGGTCGGCACGCAGTTCGGGCACACCAACTTCTCGGCGCTGGGCGAAGAGGCCTTCGTGCCCAGCACCAACACCGACAATGCCGCGCTGTTCCTGTTCGAGGAGCTGCCGCTGACCGCCGGCGGCGACCTGAAGCTGAACTTCGGCGGCCGGCTCGACCACAGCAGCGTCAAGGCCAGCGCCAACGGCAACGACCGCTTCGCCGACGCCAACCGCAGCTTCAACGCCACCAGCGCCTCGGCCGGCCTGCTGTACAAGGTGAACCCGGCGTGGTCGCTGACCAGCAACCTGTCCTACACGGAACGTGCGCCGACCTTCTACGAGCTGTACGCCAACGGCCCCCACGTCGCCACCGGCGCCTGGGAAGTCGGCGATCCCAACGCCAACAAGGAGCGCGCCACCTCGATCGACCTCGGCGTGCGCTTCAAGTCAGGCGCGCACAGCGCCAGCGTGTCGGGCTACTACAGCCGCTTTGCCAACTACCTGGCGCTCAGCGCCACCGGCCGCGCGCGCGACGAGGCCGGCGATGTGGTTGCCGTCGGCAGCCCGGATGCGCTGCCCGAATTCCAGTACCTGGGCGTGCCGGCCACGCTGTACGGCTTCGAGGCGGAAGGCAAGACGCGCCTGCTGCAGAAGCTGCTGACCAGCAGCGACACGCTCGACTTCGAGGCACGCGCCGACTACGTGCGCGGCGAAAACCGCGACACCGGCGAGCCGCTGCCCCGGCTGGCGCCGCTGCGCCTGGGCGGCGCGCTGGTGTACGGTGCCGGGCCGTGGGGCGCGCGCGTGGATGTCACGTACGCGGCCAAGCAGACGCGCGTGCCGAACAACGACACGCCGACCGATGCCTATACGCTGCTGAGCCTGGCGCTGACCTACAAGTTCAAGGTGGCCGGCACGCAGACGCTGGTGTACCTGCGCGGCGATAACCTGACCAACCAGGACGCGCGCAACGCGGCGTCGATCCTGCGCGATATCGCGCCGCTGGCGGGCAGGAGCGTGAAGGTGGGGTTCAGGACGTCGTTCTGA
- a CDS encoding glyoxylate/hydroxypyruvate reductase A, which yields MKLQLYVPDGRYDPWIAGFAEALPEAQCVTWEDSRGEPADYAVVWRPPVEMLRGRSELKAIFNLGAGVDGILRLRDEAADALPAGVPIVRLDDAGMAAQMAEYVTHAVLRYFRKLDAYEVQQRTASWKFLKPHRRADFTIGVMGVGTLGAHIARTLAGFGFPVRGWSRSARALEGVSGFYGDAGQAPFLDGLRVLVNVLPLTPQTENILNGELFGKLAQGAYVINVARGQHLVEADLLAAVQAGQIAGATLDVFRTEPLPAEHPFWREPRITITPHISALTLREDSIAQIAGKIRALRAGQPIAGVVDLQRGY from the coding sequence ATGAAGTTGCAGTTGTACGTCCCCGATGGCCGCTACGATCCGTGGATCGCCGGCTTTGCCGAAGCGCTGCCGGAAGCGCAATGCGTCACGTGGGAGGACAGCCGTGGCGAGCCGGCCGACTACGCCGTGGTCTGGCGTCCGCCGGTGGAGATGCTGCGCGGCCGCTCCGAGCTGAAGGCCATCTTCAATCTGGGCGCCGGGGTCGACGGCATCCTGCGCCTGCGCGACGAGGCCGCCGACGCACTGCCGGCAGGGGTGCCGATCGTGCGGCTCGACGACGCCGGCATGGCCGCGCAGATGGCCGAATACGTGACCCACGCCGTGCTGCGCTATTTCCGCAAGCTCGATGCCTACGAGGTCCAGCAGCGCACCGCCAGCTGGAAATTCCTCAAGCCGCATCGCCGCGCCGACTTCACCATCGGGGTGATGGGCGTGGGTACGCTGGGCGCGCATATCGCCCGCACGCTGGCGGGTTTCGGTTTTCCGGTACGGGGCTGGAGCCGCAGCGCGCGGGCCCTCGAAGGGGTGAGCGGCTTCTATGGCGATGCCGGCCAGGCGCCGTTCCTCGATGGCTTGCGCGTGCTGGTCAACGTGCTGCCGCTGACGCCGCAGACCGAGAACATCCTCAACGGCGAACTGTTCGGCAAGCTGGCGCAGGGTGCCTACGTGATCAACGTCGCGCGCGGCCAGCACCTGGTCGAAGCCGACCTGCTCGCGGCGGTGCAGGCGGGCCAGATCGCCGGCGCCACGCTGGACGTATTCCGCACCGAGCCGCTGCCCGCCGAGCACCCGTTCTGGCGGGAGCCGCGCATCACCATCACGCCGCATATCTCGGCGCTGACGCTGCGCGAGGACAGCATCGCGCAGATCGCCGGCAAGATCCGCGCGCTGCGCGCCGGCCAGCCGATCGCGGGCGTGGTCGACCTGCAGCGCGGCTACTGA
- a CDS encoding thioesterase family protein, translating into MSPDLRPGLAFSWQYTVPPKATVPRLYDDIPGCPEMPDVLATGYLVGIMECACLQMLREHLDWPREQSLGTLVSFSHLAPTPPGMTVTVKGELVEVDGRRLRFQLSAWDGEDKISEGVHERHLIDAGRFNQKVAAKAARAAG; encoded by the coding sequence ATGAGCCCGGACCTGCGCCCCGGCCTGGCGTTCAGCTGGCAATACACGGTGCCGCCCAAGGCCACCGTGCCGCGCCTGTACGACGATATCCCGGGCTGCCCGGAGATGCCCGACGTGCTGGCCACCGGCTACCTGGTCGGCATCATGGAGTGCGCCTGCCTGCAGATGCTGCGCGAACACCTGGACTGGCCGCGCGAGCAGTCGCTCGGCACACTGGTCAGCTTCTCGCACCTGGCACCGACGCCGCCGGGCATGACGGTGACGGTCAAGGGCGAACTGGTCGAGGTGGACGGCCGCCGCCTGCGCTTCCAGCTGAGCGCGTGGGACGGTGAGGACAAGATCTCGGAAGGCGTGCACGAGCGCCACCTGATCGACGCCGGCCGCTTCAACCAGAAGGTCGCGGCCAAGGCCGCGCGCGCGGCCGGCTGA
- a CDS encoding DUF1289 domain-containing protein codes for MPAPVPSAAELAAQAELALRASPVPSPCRNICHMDPFSGYCAGCLRTIDEIAGWSSASDEDKRHVWAQLPQRAAWLAGEEASP; via the coding sequence ATGCCCGCGCCCGTCCCCTCCGCGGCCGAACTGGCGGCGCAAGCCGAGCTGGCGCTGCGCGCGTCGCCCGTGCCCTCGCCGTGCCGCAACATTTGCCACATGGACCCGTTCAGCGGCTACTGCGCAGGTTGCCTGCGCACGATCGACGAAATCGCCGGGTGGTCCTCGGCCAGCGACGAAGACAAGCGCCACGTGTGGGCGCAACTGCCGCAGCGCGCAGCATGGCTGGCAGGCGAGGAGGCATCCCCTTGA